One window from the genome of Mucilaginibacter ginsenosidivorans encodes:
- a CDS encoding endonuclease/exonuclease/phosphatase family protein translates to MKAKRGLTFIDKFFLWINIFLCVCLFISYLAPVINPTKFWPVAFFGLAYPLLLLGNVILIVYWLFRKKSLVFLSIVCIGIGWRVLNRNIGMRFISPESSKSSAAFARIMTYNVHNFKRYGSKNDLSTKQEILQIIKDQQPDVIGFQEFYTRKKGQYDMLDSIQKILGSKNYYFEPVRSNADVGIGQAVFSKFPIIAHGMIQLSEPTSENQCIYVDIKKGNKPFRFYSVHLQSIRFDPDDYRYLNSVSKQDGKPEVGSAKRLGSKLKTAFLKRSDQVFKIKAHAATCPYPYIISGDFNDTPTSFALAKMSGGMKNAFAECGSGLGRTYNGSFPNYQIDYILATPQFDVLNYYIIEKKLSDHYPVRSDLDLK, encoded by the coding sequence ATGAAGGCTAAAAGGGGACTAACCTTTATTGATAAGTTTTTTTTATGGATCAATATTTTCCTATGTGTTTGCCTGTTTATTAGTTACCTGGCACCGGTAATTAACCCCACCAAATTCTGGCCAGTGGCCTTTTTTGGGCTCGCTTATCCGTTGCTGCTTTTGGGCAACGTTATTTTGATCGTTTACTGGCTGTTCCGAAAAAAAAGCCTGGTTTTTCTTTCCATTGTTTGCATTGGTATTGGCTGGCGGGTATTGAACAGGAACATCGGCATGAGGTTCATATCACCCGAATCTTCCAAAAGCAGTGCGGCTTTCGCCAGGATAATGACCTACAATGTTCACAACTTTAAACGTTACGGCTCGAAGAACGACCTATCGACCAAACAGGAAATTTTACAGATAATAAAAGACCAGCAACCCGACGTTATCGGGTTCCAGGAGTTTTATACCCGGAAAAAAGGGCAGTACGACATGCTCGACTCCATACAGAAGATATTGGGCAGCAAAAATTATTATTTCGAACCGGTGCGAAGCAATGCCGATGTGGGTATCGGCCAGGCCGTCTTTTCTAAATTCCCCATCATAGCCCACGGCATGATCCAGCTATCCGAACCCACGAGCGAGAACCAATGCATCTATGTCGATATTAAAAAGGGCAATAAACCTTTCCGGTTTTACAGCGTCCACCTGCAATCGATACGTTTTGATCCCGACGATTACCGCTATCTCAACAGCGTTTCCAAACAGGACGGCAAACCAGAGGTCGGCTCGGCAAAAAGGCTTGGAAGCAAGCTTAAAACTGCCTTCCTGAAAAGGAGCGACCAGGTTTTCAAAATAAAGGCCCATGCGGCCACTTGCCCCTATCCGTATATTATTTCGGGTGATTTTAATGACACGCCTACCTCGTTCGCGTTGGCAAAGATGAGCGGGGGCATGAAAAATGCCTTTGCAGAATGCGGATCGGGACTGGGCCGTACCTATAACGGTAGTTTCCCCAACTACCAGATAGATTATATACTGGCGACCCCTCAGTTTGATGTACTCAACTATTATATCATCGAGAAAAAGCTTTCCGATCATTACCCTGTCCGCAGCGAT
- a CDS encoding rhomboid family intramembrane serine protease has translation MSTLWNELKIKMLHSGSRVSLLIGINLIVFLLINIPAVFETLFWGHQESLIRYYANEYLALPSNFAKLIFRFWTPVTYMFMHAGILHIVFNMLWLFWIGQIFEEYLGTKRTIGLYLLGGLTGASFFLLGFNFIPFFAQQIGDASVPIVGASAAVMAILVATATLLPDYTMVLMLFGPVKLKWLAIAFIILDFLLIAGSNAGGELSHLGGALFGFIYIKQLQRGNDWVGFFTKMFSKKPHLKVAAKNNARSGGNVPRQEDIDRILDKISQSGYDSLTRQEKEILFRASKDNEG, from the coding sequence ACTCGGGCAGCAGGGTCAGCCTGCTGATCGGGATCAACCTTATTGTGTTCCTGCTTATCAATATACCCGCTGTTTTCGAGACTTTGTTTTGGGGGCATCAGGAAAGCCTTATCAGATACTATGCCAACGAATACCTGGCCCTGCCTTCCAATTTCGCTAAACTGATTTTCCGTTTCTGGACACCTGTCACCTATATGTTCATGCATGCAGGTATATTGCATATCGTATTCAATATGCTGTGGTTGTTTTGGATAGGACAGATATTCGAGGAATATTTGGGCACTAAACGCACGATAGGCTTATATCTTTTGGGTGGGCTTACCGGGGCGTCGTTCTTTTTACTCGGGTTTAACTTTATTCCTTTTTTCGCTCAACAAATTGGTGATGCAAGTGTGCCGATAGTTGGCGCCTCAGCAGCTGTAATGGCTATTTTGGTAGCCACAGCTACCTTATTGCCCGACTACACCATGGTGCTGATGCTTTTTGGACCGGTGAAACTGAAATGGTTAGCGATAGCTTTCATAATACTCGACTTTTTGCTTATTGCCGGCTCAAATGCCGGCGGCGAGCTTTCACATCTTGGCGGCGCGTTGTTCGGCTTTATTTATATTAAACAACTGCAGCGCGGTAACGACTGGGTCGGGTTTTTTACCAAAATGTTCAGCAAAAAGCCTCATTTAAAGGTTGCAGCGAAAAACAATGCCAGGAGTGGCGGCAATGTACCCAGGCAGGAGGATATCGACCGTATCCTGGATAAGATATCGCAATCGGGCTATGACAGCCTGACCAGGCAGGAAAAAGAAATATTATTCAGGGCCAGTAAGGATAATGAAGGCTAA